The following proteins are co-located in the Mycolicibacterium goodii genome:
- a CDS encoding thymidylate synthase, with protein sequence MPIDTPYEDLLRLVTERGTPKSDRTGTGTRSLFGHQMRYDLSAGFPLITTKRVHTKSVIYELLWFLRGDSNVRWLQEHGVTIWDEWASETGDLGPVYGVQWRSWPTPSGEHIDQISGALELLKRDPDSRRNIVSAWNVGEIPQMALPPCHAFFQFYVAGGKLSCQLYQRSADLFLGVPFNIASYALLTHMMAAQAGLGVGEFIWTGGDCHIYDNHVEQVALQLSREPRPYPELILAPRDSIFDYTYEDIAIINYDPHPAIKAPVAV encoded by the coding sequence GTGCCGATCGACACGCCGTACGAGGACCTTCTGCGACTGGTGACCGAACGTGGCACGCCGAAATCCGATCGCACGGGCACCGGAACCCGCAGCCTGTTCGGGCACCAGATGCGCTACGACCTGAGCGCCGGGTTCCCGCTGATCACCACCAAGAGGGTGCACACCAAGTCGGTGATCTACGAGCTGCTGTGGTTTCTGCGCGGTGATTCCAATGTGCGCTGGCTGCAGGAACACGGTGTCACGATCTGGGACGAATGGGCCAGCGAGACAGGGGATCTGGGTCCAGTCTACGGCGTGCAGTGGCGGTCGTGGCCGACCCCGTCGGGCGAGCACATCGACCAGATCTCGGGCGCGCTGGAGCTGCTCAAGCGCGATCCGGACTCGCGCCGCAACATCGTCTCGGCGTGGAACGTCGGCGAGATCCCGCAGATGGCGCTGCCGCCGTGTCACGCGTTCTTCCAGTTCTACGTCGCAGGCGGCAAGCTCTCCTGCCAGCTGTACCAGCGCAGCGCCGACCTGTTCCTCGGCGTGCCGTTCAACATCGCCAGCTACGCGCTGCTGACCCACATGATGGCCGCGCAGGCGGGCCTTGGCGTCGGCGAGTTCATCTGGACCGGTGGGGACTGCCACATCTACGACAACCACGTCGAGCAGGTCGCCCTGCAGCTCAGCCGTGAACCCCGGCCATATCCGGAGTTGATCCTTGCGCCCCGTGATTCCATCTTCGACTACACCTACGAGGACATCGCGATCATCAACTACGATCCGCATCCGGCGATCAAGGCGCCCGTGGCGGTATGA
- a CDS encoding dihydrofolate reductase, which produces MRLIWAQSTAGVIGRDNTIPWRLPEDLARFKELTMGHPVVMGRLTWESLPIKFRPLPGRRNIVVTRNSDYRAEGAEVVADLPDEPDAWVIGGAQIYALALPDADRCEVTEVDIDLGAGDAFAPVLDESWVATTGEWQISSTGLRYRFCSYRR; this is translated from the coding sequence ATGAGGTTGATCTGGGCCCAGTCGACCGCAGGGGTCATCGGCCGGGACAACACCATTCCCTGGCGCCTGCCCGAGGATCTCGCCCGGTTCAAGGAGCTCACGATGGGCCATCCGGTGGTGATGGGACGGCTTACGTGGGAGTCGCTACCGATCAAGTTCCGGCCGCTGCCGGGACGACGCAACATCGTGGTCACCCGCAATTCCGACTACCGGGCCGAGGGGGCCGAGGTGGTCGCCGACCTACCCGACGAGCCCGATGCCTGGGTGATCGGCGGCGCCCAGATCTATGCCCTGGCGCTTCCAGACGCCGACCGCTGCGAGGTGACCGAGGTCGACATCGACCTTGGTGCCGGTGATGCGTTCGCGCCCGTGCTCGACGAGTCCTGGGTCGCCACGACAGGGGAGTGGCAGATCAGCAGCACGGGCCTGCGTTACCGCTTCTGCAGTTATCGACGCTGA
- a CDS encoding dienelactone hydrolase family protein translates to MPTFKDTITTPDGTCPVTVATPEGSGPWPGVVLFPDAGGLRPTMEQMAAKLAGFGYVVLVPDVYYRIPNWGPIDLNTVFSDQEQRKKLFDMMGTLTPEAIASDAEAFFTYLAGRPDVSGEKFGTTGYCMGGRASLIVATRVPDRVAAALSFHGGRIAVEDDPDSPHLLADKIQAVVYVAAAENDASFTEDDAKRLEDALSGAAVEHTIEFYPAGHGFAVPDHLSVYDEAAAQRHWENTERVFGAVLASA, encoded by the coding sequence ATGCCGACGTTCAAAGACACCATCACCACGCCCGATGGCACCTGCCCCGTCACTGTCGCCACCCCGGAAGGCTCCGGCCCGTGGCCCGGCGTCGTGCTGTTCCCCGACGCCGGTGGCCTGCGGCCCACCATGGAGCAGATGGCGGCCAAGCTGGCCGGATTCGGATACGTCGTGCTCGTCCCCGACGTCTACTACCGCATCCCGAACTGGGGTCCCATCGACCTCAACACCGTGTTCAGCGATCAGGAGCAGCGCAAGAAGCTCTTCGACATGATGGGCACCCTCACCCCGGAGGCCATCGCGTCGGACGCCGAGGCGTTCTTCACCTACCTGGCCGGCCGGCCCGACGTGTCGGGTGAGAAGTTCGGCACCACGGGTTACTGCATGGGCGGACGCGCGTCGCTGATCGTGGCGACCCGTGTACCGGATCGCGTCGCGGCGGCGCTGTCCTTCCACGGCGGGCGCATCGCGGTCGAGGACGATCCCGACAGCCCGCACCTGCTGGCCGACAAGATCCAGGCCGTCGTCTACGTCGCCGCGGCCGAGAACGACGCGTCGTTCACCGAGGACGACGCCAAACGGCTCGAGGACGCGTTGTCCGGCGCGGCCGTCGAGCACACCATCGAGTTCTATCCGGCCGGCCACGGGTTCGCGGTGCCCGATCACCTCTCCGTGTACGACGAGGCCGCCGCGCAGCGCCACTGGGAGAACACCGAGCGTGTGTTCGGGGCCGTTTTGGCGTCTGCCTAG